In Microbacterium lushaniae, the following are encoded in one genomic region:
- the smc gene encoding chromosome segregation protein SMC has translation MHLKSVTLKGFKSFAQPTTFALEPGVTCIVGPNGSGKSNVVDALAWVMGEQGAKTLRGGKMEDVIFAGTSTRGPLGRAEVQLTIDNSDGALPIEYAEVTISRTLFRNGASEYAINGETCRLLDVQELLSDSGLGREMHVIIGQGRLDSVLQATPEDRRGFIEEAAGILKHRRRKEKTLRKLEAMETNLTRLSDLAGELRRQLKPLGRQAEIAREAATIAAVVRDAKARLFADELVALRTQLADHARAENERHTERVVLQDQAENLRVRIERLENDQRSEAVDRARRVAFSLQQVQERLRGLYSLAGQRLTLLSADDDDPGGFSATVSRGMIDDARAEIDEISAGLGDAQDAAAQAARAVTRARAELDALDVDIAAQSALVSEHDMRITALRGTAEAAASALGAVRSAVERQQRALDAALLRRAEAEAEREGLEPEFAPEESAAEHSAAYERAQREAHEAETAVAGLRERLHAAEREVEALTAQTTALGRALDVRNAAAELVAGGGAGIRGLVSDAVKVRAGFEAAVAAALGPLAEGLLVETRDNAFATALLARDGDLGVVDILTAQTSARRAEPPAIAGVVAAADVVTAPDGVRALLSWVLVADDLPAARAALAELGDAPAPFTIVTRAGEVVTAVTVRAGSGAGRSRLELAAERDAAAERLTEVTVIADSLREALVDAVAAQDSARQRARETLNALRAQDAALAAHAEKVNRATVRHEAAVAECERLQAGLAQAQAAVADAEAAERAAGGALERALEAPRPILDASARDGLLAALEQARDTEMRARLDVETLRERVRAGEARVIQLERQRERERAAAEEAARRAVVRRAQREIAADVAAQLPALLDSVDRSVSQARVDLAAAESARTAVTAELAQARSQEAALRDRLGALTENVHGLELQIHEKRLHVTSLLERVHSELGLDEDILVREYGPDQPIPSDAPAAEGEDAPPPVAFDRAAQKRRLADAERKLSQLGRVNPLALEEYAALEQRHAFLTEQLGDLTQTRKDLLTIIDELDERMQTIFVAAFEDTKAAFAEVFPILFPGGTGSITLTDPDSPLTTGIEVSVRPVGKKIERLSLLSGGERSLAAVAFLVSIFQARPSPFYILDEVEAALDDANLGRLLGVFERLRESSQLIVITHQKRTMEIADALYGVSMRQDGVSAVVGQRVGDRASA, from the coding sequence ATGCACCTGAAGAGCGTCACGCTCAAGGGCTTCAAGTCGTTCGCCCAGCCGACGACCTTCGCTCTGGAGCCGGGCGTGACCTGCATCGTCGGGCCCAACGGCTCCGGTAAGTCCAACGTCGTCGACGCGCTCGCGTGGGTCATGGGCGAGCAGGGCGCGAAGACCCTCCGCGGCGGCAAGATGGAGGACGTCATCTTCGCCGGCACCTCCACGCGAGGACCGCTCGGCCGGGCCGAAGTGCAGTTGACCATCGACAACAGCGACGGCGCGCTGCCCATCGAGTACGCCGAGGTCACGATCAGTCGCACGCTGTTCCGCAACGGGGCGAGCGAATACGCGATCAACGGCGAGACCTGCCGCCTCCTGGACGTGCAGGAACTCCTGAGCGACTCCGGCCTCGGCCGCGAGATGCACGTCATCATCGGGCAGGGACGCCTCGACAGCGTGCTGCAGGCCACGCCGGAGGACCGACGCGGGTTCATCGAGGAGGCGGCCGGCATCCTCAAGCACCGTCGCCGCAAGGAGAAGACCCTCCGCAAGCTCGAGGCGATGGAGACGAACCTCACGCGCCTGAGCGATCTGGCCGGCGAGCTGCGCCGCCAGCTGAAGCCTCTCGGGCGCCAGGCGGAGATCGCCCGGGAGGCGGCGACGATCGCCGCTGTCGTCCGAGACGCGAAGGCCCGCCTGTTCGCCGACGAGCTCGTGGCGCTGCGCACGCAGCTGGCCGATCACGCCCGGGCCGAGAACGAGCGGCACACCGAACGGGTCGTGCTCCAGGACCAGGCCGAGAACCTGCGGGTGCGCATCGAGCGGCTCGAGAACGACCAGCGGTCCGAAGCGGTCGACCGTGCGCGGCGGGTGGCGTTCTCGCTGCAGCAGGTGCAGGAGCGGCTGCGCGGACTGTACTCCCTCGCCGGCCAGCGGCTCACCCTCCTCTCGGCGGACGACGACGACCCCGGCGGGTTCTCCGCCACCGTCTCGCGGGGCATGATCGATGACGCCCGCGCCGAGATCGACGAGATCTCCGCGGGGCTGGGAGACGCGCAGGATGCCGCCGCCCAGGCCGCCCGCGCCGTCACCCGCGCCCGCGCCGAACTCGATGCCCTCGACGTGGACATCGCCGCCCAGAGCGCGCTGGTCTCGGAGCACGACATGCGCATCACCGCGCTGCGCGGCACGGCCGAGGCCGCAGCATCCGCCCTGGGGGCCGTGCGATCCGCCGTCGAGCGTCAGCAGCGGGCGCTGGATGCCGCGCTCCTGCGTCGCGCCGAAGCCGAGGCCGAGCGGGAGGGGCTCGAACCCGAGTTCGCGCCCGAGGAGTCGGCCGCCGAGCATTCGGCCGCATACGAACGCGCGCAGCGGGAAGCCCACGAGGCCGAGACGGCCGTGGCGGGGCTGCGCGAACGGCTCCACGCCGCCGAACGCGAGGTGGAGGCGCTCACGGCGCAGACCACCGCGCTGGGCCGCGCATTGGATGTGCGCAACGCCGCCGCCGAGCTCGTGGCCGGGGGAGGAGCCGGCATCCGCGGGCTCGTCAGCGACGCGGTGAAAGTCCGTGCGGGCTTCGAAGCCGCCGTCGCTGCGGCTCTCGGCCCGCTGGCCGAAGGCCTCCTCGTGGAAACGCGCGACAACGCCTTCGCCACGGCGCTCCTCGCGCGCGACGGCGACCTGGGAGTCGTCGACATCCTCACCGCGCAGACCAGCGCCCGCCGCGCCGAGCCGCCCGCGATCGCAGGGGTCGTCGCGGCCGCCGACGTCGTCACCGCCCCCGACGGGGTGAGGGCGCTGCTGTCGTGGGTGCTCGTGGCCGACGATCTGCCTGCCGCCCGCGCCGCCCTCGCCGAGCTCGGGGACGCACCGGCCCCCTTCACGATCGTCACGCGCGCCGGCGAGGTCGTCACGGCCGTGACCGTGCGCGCCGGCTCGGGTGCCGGGCGCTCACGCCTCGAACTGGCCGCCGAGCGCGACGCTGCGGCGGAGCGCCTGACCGAGGTGACCGTCATCGCCGACTCGCTGCGCGAGGCGCTGGTGGATGCGGTGGCCGCGCAGGACTCGGCACGCCAGCGCGCGCGAGAGACGCTGAACGCGCTCCGCGCACAGGACGCCGCCCTCGCCGCCCACGCGGAGAAGGTCAACCGCGCCACCGTCCGCCACGAGGCTGCCGTCGCCGAATGCGAGCGGCTTCAGGCCGGACTCGCCCAGGCGCAGGCCGCCGTGGCCGACGCGGAGGCCGCGGAGCGCGCGGCCGGAGGCGCGCTCGAGCGAGCGCTGGAGGCGCCGCGCCCGATCCTGGATGCCTCAGCCCGCGACGGCCTGCTCGCAGCCCTCGAACAGGCGCGCGACACCGAGATGCGCGCGCGGCTGGACGTCGAGACGCTCCGCGAGCGCGTGCGTGCGGGCGAGGCCCGCGTCATCCAGCTCGAACGCCAGCGCGAACGTGAACGCGCGGCCGCCGAGGAAGCGGCCCGCCGCGCCGTCGTGCGGCGTGCGCAGCGGGAGATCGCCGCCGATGTGGCAGCCCAGCTTCCCGCGCTTCTGGACTCCGTCGACCGCTCGGTCAGTCAGGCGCGCGTGGACCTGGCCGCGGCCGAGTCGGCACGCACGGCGGTGACGGCCGAACTCGCCCAGGCTCGCAGCCAGGAGGCCGCCCTGCGCGATCGCCTGGGCGCGCTCACCGAGAACGTGCACGGCCTCGAGCTGCAGATCCACGAGAAGCGTCTGCACGTGACGAGCCTGCTCGAGCGCGTGCACTCCGAACTGGGCCTCGACGAGGATATTCTCGTTCGGGAATACGGCCCCGACCAGCCGATCCCCTCCGATGCGCCCGCCGCCGAGGGCGAAGACGCGCCGCCGCCGGTCGCGTTCGACCGCGCGGCACAGAAGCGCCGCCTCGCCGACGCCGAGAGAAAGCTCTCCCAGCTCGGGCGCGTGAACCCGCTCGCGTTGGAGGAGTACGCGGCCCTCGAGCAGCGTCACGCGTTCCTCACGGAGCAGCTGGGCGACCTCACGCAGACGCGCAAAGACCTGCTGACCATCATCGACGAGCTCGACGAGCGGATGCAGACCATCTTCGTCGCGGCCTTCGAAGACACCAAGGCCGCGTTCGCGGAGGTGTTCCCCATCCTCTTCCCCGGCGGGACCGGCAGCATCACCCTCACCGACCCGGATTCGCCGCTGACGACCGGGATCGAGGTCTCGGTGCGTCCCGTGGGCAAGAAGATCGAGCGGCTCTCGCTGCTCTCCGGCGGCGAGAGGTCGCTGGCGGCGGTGGCCTTCCTGGTGTCGATCTTCCAAGCCCGGCCGAGCCCCTTCTACATCCTCGACGAGGTGGAGGCCGCCCTCGACGACGCCAACCTCGGCCGGCTCCTCGGCGTCTTCGAGCGCCTGCGCGAGAGCAGCCAGCTCATCGTCATCACCCACCAGAAGCGCACGATGGAGATCGCCGATGCCCTCTACGGCGTCTCGATGCGCCAGGACGGCGTCTCGGCGGTCGTGGGCCAGCGCGTCGGCGACCGCGCGTCGGCCTGA